In bacterium, the genomic stretch ATCTATCACCCTGCTGTTGCGAATATCTTTAATGTTCTCTTTAAACGTTATCCCCATAATCATTACCTTAGAAGCTTTTACTGTCTTTCCCGACCTGATTAAAAGTTTAACCGTCTGTTCAGCAATATATTTACCCATGTTATCGTTTATCCGGCGGCCGGCAAGTATAACCTGGGGATTATATCCGACCTCTTCGGCTTTGAATGTAAGATAATAAGGGTCTACACCAATACAATGCCCCCCCACTAAACCCGGGCTCATTTTAATAAAATTCCATTTAGTCCCAGCGGCCCACAAAACAGACCTGGTATCAATACCCATCTTATTGAATATTATCGCAAGTTCATTCATAAGGGCAATATTTAAGTCTCTTTGGGTATTTTCAATAACTTTTGCCGCTTCCGCGCACTTGATTGATTCCGCCCTGTGGACGCCTGCCCTGGCAACTAATCCATAGGTCACCGCTACTTTATCAAGAGTTTCGCCGTCACAGCCTGAAACCACTTTAATTACCTTCGAAATAGTATGTTCAGTGTCCCCGGGATTAATCCGCTCAGGAGAATATCCGACTTTAAAATCCTTTTTGTATTTTAACCCGGAGAATTTTTCCAGAATAGGGACGCACACATCTTCGGTAACTCCCGGGTAAACAGTCGATTCAAACACGACAATACTCCCTTCTTTCATATTTCTAGCGACAAGCTCTGTCGCGCTTTCCAAACAACAAAGGTCCGGCGCATTGTGTTTTGTTATGGGGGTAGGCACGGCAACTATTATAAAATTTGATTCTTTCAACCGGGTAAAATCAAAAGAAAATTCCAAAAGAGCAGATGCTTTCAGCGATTCTTTTGTTATTTCATTATTGTAATCATAATATTTATTGAGTTCCGCGATTCTTTTTTTATTGATATCAAAACCCATTGTTTTGACAACTTTTCCAAACTCTACAGCGAGAGGCAACCCAACGTATCCAAGGCCGACAACAGCAATTTTTTGTTTTTTACTAATTTCCGCACTAAATTCCATCATTTATTACTCCTATTTCAAATTTTCGGCAGGTACCCTGGGATGACAGGAATTACTTCTTTTGCAAATTCCTTCTCATATCCAACTATATATTC encodes the following:
- a CDS encoding nucleotide sugar dehydrogenase — protein: MMEFSAEISKKQKIAVVGLGYVGLPLAVEFGKVVKTMGFDINKKRIAELNKYYDYNNEITKESLKASALLEFSFDFTRLKESNFIIVAVPTPITKHNAPDLCCLESATELVARNMKEGSIVVFESTVYPGVTEDVCVPILEKFSGLKYKKDFKVGYSPERINPGDTEHTISKVIKVVSGCDGETLDKVAVTYGLVARAGVHRAESIKCAEAAKVIENTQRDLNIALMNELAIIFNKMGIDTRSVLWAAGTKWNFIKMSPGLVGGHCIGVDPYYLTFKAEEVGYNPQVILAGRRINDNMGKYIAEQTVKLLIRSGKTVKASKVMIMGITFKENIKDIRNSRVIDIINELKQYGIDVLVCDPLADKEEVRHEYGIKLEEYDAKIKCDAIIIAVNHAHFEKILSIQKLKTHLSNKNGKGVVIDVKGMFGPDGFNNSGLLYWRL